In Clostridium omnivorum, the DNA window TCTCTCTTTTGAGCAGATATTTTATCTTCATAAGTCTCATAATATACAAGTTTTACGGGGAGTCTAGCTCTTGTATATTTTGAGGCTTTTCCTTTTTGATGGGTTTCTAATCTTTTCTCTAAATTGTTTGTCCACCCTG includes these proteins:
- a CDS encoding GIY-YIG nuclease family protein; the protein is MNYVYILECSDKTLYTGWTNNLEKRLETHQKGKASKYTRARLPVKLVYYETYEDKISAQKREYAIKQLTKVQKLKLISNFKVETPYS